In Candidatus Nealsonbacteria bacterium DGGOD1a, one DNA window encodes the following:
- a CDS encoding inositol-3-phosphate synthase produces the protein MAETNQRKKIRLAIAGIGNCCSSLVQGITYYKNIGADDDPVPGLMHNVVGDYAPRDIEIVAAFDVDKRKVGRDIAKAIFALPNCTKVFCKEVPDLEVKVQMGPVFDGVADHMKDYPEDQTFSVADLPAVDVADELKKAKADVLVSYMPVGSQKAAEYYAQAALDAGCGFVNCMPIFIVSDNVWGEKFAKAGIPCIGDDIKSQIGATIVHRALSNLFTKRGVTIDRSYQLNFGGNTDFLNMLSRDRLKSKKISKTESVESQLGKRLSYDNLHIGPSDWVPFLKDNKICFIRMEGRKFGDVPVEIELRLSVEDSPNSAGVVIDAVRMVKLAKERGIGGPLTSPSSYFMKHPPAQFTDSQAYEMVEEFIAGKRDR, from the coding sequence ATGGCAGAAACAAACCAAAGAAAAAAAATCCGTTTGGCGATTGCCGGCATCGGCAACTGCTGTTCCAGTTTGGTGCAGGGGATAACCTATTATAAAAATATTGGCGCCGATGACGATCCGGTTCCGGGGTTGATGCACAATGTGGTCGGGGATTACGCTCCGCGCGATATCGAAATCGTGGCGGCGTTTGATGTGGATAAGCGCAAGGTGGGGCGCGATATTGCCAAAGCGATTTTCGCTTTGCCCAACTGCACCAAGGTTTTTTGCAAAGAAGTTCCCGATTTGGAGGTTAAAGTGCAAATGGGGCCGGTTTTTGACGGGGTGGCCGATCATATGAAGGATTATCCCGAAGACCAAACTTTTTCGGTGGCGGATTTGCCCGCGGTTGATGTGGCCGATGAATTGAAAAAAGCCAAAGCCGATGTTTTGGTCAGCTATATGCCGGTGGGATCGCAAAAGGCGGCCGAATATTACGCTCAAGCCGCGTTGGATGCGGGTTGCGGATTCGTGAATTGTATGCCCATATTCATAGTTTCGGATAATGTTTGGGGAGAAAAATTCGCCAAAGCCGGAATTCCCTGCATTGGCGACGATATCAAGTCGCAAATCGGCGCCACGATCGTGCATCGCGCATTGAGTAATTTGTTTACCAAGCGGGGAGTGACGATCGATCGTTCTTACCAGCTTAATTTTGGCGGCAATACGGATTTTTTGAATATGTTGTCGCGCGACCGTCTGAAATCAAAGAAAATTTCCAAAACCGAAAGCGTGGAGTCGCAGTTGGGCAAACGATTAAGTTATGATAATCTCCATATCGGGCCGTCGGATTGGGTGCCGTTTTTGAAAGACAATAAAATTTGCTTTATTCGCATGGAGGGCCGCAAATTCGGCGATGTTCCGGTGGAAATAGAATTGCGTTTGAGCGTGGAAGATTCGCCCAATTCCGCGGGCGTGGTCATCGACGCCGTGCGCATGGTAAAGTTGGCCAAAGAACGGGGAATCGGCGGACCGCTCACAAGCCCTTCGTCATATTTTATGAAACATCCGCCGGCGCAGTTTACCGACAGCCAAGCGTATGAAATGGTGGAGGAATTCATCGCGGGAAAGCGCGATCGCTAA
- the mraZ gene encoding division/cell wall cluster transcriptional repressor MraZ: MFIGEYSYSIDDKKRLAVPPKFRRQLKKGGVITRGLDNCLFLYSSGEWEKLARKLSEMPLSRADARGFSRIMLSGAMEVEFDNLGRILVPDYLKDYAQLKKKVVVAGLYSRIEIWDEDIWKSYKKVTEKEAGNIAERLNELGV, from the coding sequence ATGTTTATTGGCGAGTATTCATATTCAATCGACGACAAGAAAAGATTGGCCGTGCCGCCGAAATTTCGCCGGCAATTAAAAAAAGGGGGAGTGATCACCCGCGGTTTGGATAATTGCCTTTTTCTCTATTCCAGCGGCGAATGGGAAAAGCTGGCCCGAAAATTGAGCGAAATGCCGTTGTCGCGCGCCGACGCCCGGGGATTTTCGCGGATAATGCTTTCGGGGGCGATGGAAGTCGAATTTGACAATCTGGGCCGGATTTTAGTTCCTGATTATTTAAAAGATTACGCGCAGCTGAAAAAGAAAGTGGTGGTGGCCGGGCTGTACAGCCGCATTGAAATCTGGGACGAGGATATTTGGAAGTCGTACAAAAAAGTTACGGAAAAAGAAGCCGGAAATATCGCGGAGAGGCTGAATGAATTAGGCGTTTGA
- the rsmH gene encoding 16S rRNA (cytosine(1402)-N(4))-methyltransferase RsmH — MPFIENWSFKVHIPVLLKETIKALDPKPGENFIDCTFGFGGHSLAILEMTAPDGIVLGIEWDDRSLDSLPAEIRQNKRLIIENDSYANVEAIVKKHNFNKIGGILFDLGMSSWHLDESRKGFSFSKDELLDMRYSSGGTTAAEIINKYPVPDLERIFKDYGQEGNAGKIVETIEKARSRKPIETTRQLAALIEKIPGPPRKRPGLARIFQALRIEVNREFENVEKGIGDGFNLLEDGGRMAVVSFHSLEDGIVKRKFVELAKSGRAKLIFKKPVVASRQEISKNPRARSAKLRAIMKTV, encoded by the coding sequence GTGCCATTTATTGAAAATTGGAGTTTTAAAGTGCACATACCTGTTTTATTGAAAGAAACGATCAAGGCGCTGGATCCCAAGCCCGGTGAAAATTTTATTGATTGCACATTTGGCTTTGGCGGGCACAGTTTGGCGATATTGGAAATGACCGCGCCGGACGGGATTGTGCTGGGGATTGAATGGGACGACCGGAGTCTGGATAGCCTGCCTGCCGAAATCCGACAAAACAAAAGGCTGATAATCGAAAACGATTCTTACGCGAATGTCGAGGCGATTGTTAAAAAGCATAATTTTAATAAAATCGGCGGAATATTATTTGATTTGGGGATGTCGTCGTGGCATCTGGATGAAAGCCGAAAGGGTTTCAGTTTTTCAAAAGACGAGCTGCTTGATATGAGGTATTCCTCGGGAGGAACAACCGCGGCTGAAATTATTAACAAATATCCGGTGCCGGATTTAGAGAGAATTTTTAAAGATTACGGCCAGGAAGGGAACGCCGGAAAAATTGTCGAAACGATCGAGAAAGCCAGATCGCGAAAACCGATCGAAACGACGCGCCAGCTGGCGGCTTTGATCGAAAAAATCCCCGGGCCGCCGCGGAAAAGGCCGGGATTGGCAAGGATTTTCCAAGCATTGCGAATTGAAGTTAACCGCGAGTTTGAGAATGTCGAAAAGGGGATCGGCGATGGTTTCAATCTCTTGGAAGATGGCGGCAGGATGGCGGTAGTTTCGTTCCACTCGCTTGAAGACGGGATTGTGAAACGAAAATTCGTCGAATTGGCAAAATCGGGCCGCGCGAAGTTGATATTTAAAAAGCCGGTCGTGGCAAGCAGACAAGAAATTTCAAAAAACCCTCGGGCGCGCTCGGCAAAATTGCGGGCGATAATGAAAACAGTTTAA
- a CDS encoding elongation factor P, whose protein sequence is MLNYFDLRKGVLFILDGQPYEVLEFQQIIKAQDATVIRTKVKNLITGKIVDRTFHKGDSFEETESERAQVKFIYNNRGKFIFCRENDSSKRFELPEEKIGAGAKFLVPNTILDGVVYEDEVISVTLPIKVQLRVKEAAPGVKGNRSQSGTKAVVLETGATIQAPLFVEQGDVLEINTETGEYTKRI, encoded by the coding sequence ATGCTGAATTATTTTGATTTGCGCAAAGGCGTACTGTTTATTTTGGACGGCCAGCCTTACGAAGTGCTGGAATTCCAGCAGATTATCAAAGCGCAAGACGCCACGGTTATCCGCACCAAGGTCAAAAATTTGATTACCGGAAAAATCGTGGACCGCACTTTCCATAAAGGCGACTCTTTCGAAGAAACCGAAAGCGAGAGAGCGCAAGTGAAATTTATTTACAATAATCGCGGAAAATTTATTTTTTGCCGGGAAAACGATTCTTCAAAAAGGTTTGAATTGCCCGAAGAAAAGATCGGGGCCGGCGCCAAATTCCTGGTACCCAACACAATTCTTGACGGCGTGGTCTATGAAGATGAAGTAATCAGCGTCACCCTGCCCATCAAAGTCCAGTTGAGGGTTAAAGAAGCGGCTCCGGGAGTTAAGGGAAATCGGTCGCAATCCGGCACCAAAGCCGTGGTTCTGGAAACCGGCGCCACCATTCAAGCTCCGCTGTTCGTGGAACAGGGAGATGTGCTGGAAATCAACACGGAAACCGGAGAATATACGAAAAGAATATAA
- a CDS encoding response regulator, whose product MKKIILVESEPVQINLYRRMFEHADFEVELASSKDEMLEELRQIRNGNSSKPDLVVLDFMLVDGHGIEILKAMKKNFITRGIPVFAVTNYQNPDLDRQINHLGIKPEKYLIKAHYNPAELLEIMNDYFENSHRVGTTLS is encoded by the coding sequence ATGAAAAAAATAATTCTTGTCGAAAGCGAACCTGTCCAGATCAATCTTTATCGCCGAATGTTTGAGCATGCGGATTTTGAAGTCGAGCTGGCTTCAAGCAAGGACGAGATGCTTGAAGAGTTGCGCCAGATCCGCAACGGCAATTCGAGCAAACCCGATTTGGTGGTTTTGGATTTTATGCTTGTCGATGGCCACGGAATCGAGATATTAAAGGCGATGAAAAAGAATTTCATCACGCGCGGCATCCCGGTGTTCGCGGTTACCAATTACCAGAATCCCGATCTTGACCGCCAGATAAATCATTTGGGTATAAAACCCGAGAAATATCTCATCAAGGCGCATTATAATCCGGCGGAACTGCTGGAGATAATGAATGATTATTTCGAAAACAGCCATCGAGTTGGGACAACGCTTTCATAA
- a CDS encoding beta-propeller domain-containing protein, with the protein MNKLPIVFALSLTIAFMGFALAGAAGCDPSKLEAVAAYQKSDAVVNLQSCLIDAGFGIPAGATGYYGAQTIGAVKAFYSSWYGGWNGLKVGPQGIANLRNNSAPVGTGSEGFKTFVAAADFKIYFQKAIQETSDNHSRNSLGGGSGMATAMDGLGSNAGGSAKSISAPTAAGAVLTDRASATNVQVAGIDEPDIVKTDGKEIYYSGSSPIYWWGAGGGISATDNVSRCYDCQSANTKAIKALPLNDMAVDANIKKSGDLLLFNNVLAVFGDGGVTGYNVADPENPIETWNIKPEGNASIIGSRLRNGKIYMVAKTTIGTTDICPIRPLTIGGVGVSIACDSIYHPERVLPTNAIFSVFVINAANGAVEQKTSFAGLGDSSVIYMSPENLFITYPAYESEFDIHAGLIKENMKDLVSASLVDQIVKLESYDIGSSAKMVELDTILNNYENGLSSDNRLRFENEMQNRLAEYRKTRLRNFDKTVVAKIGLGDLKFYAAGSVPGQPLNQFSLDEYNGNLRIATTVGSSWFMRSETANDVYVLDPEMKISGSALDLGKTEKIYSARFIEDKGYIVTFRQTDPFYVIDLKDPKNPKLAGELKIPGYSGYLHPVNKDRIIGIGMEDSNVKISYFNVSDPAHPAEMDKYSLKEYWSEAVSNHHAFLMDGKHGIFFMPGSNGGYVFSYLNDKLSLLKAVSGINPNRAIYINDYLYMIGGNKIAVLDENTWEKVKEFNF; encoded by the coding sequence ATGAATAAATTGCCAATTGTTTTCGCGCTGTCTTTAACGATCGCGTTCATGGGATTTGCTTTGGCCGGCGCGGCAGGATGCGATCCTTCCAAGCTGGAGGCGGTCGCGGCTTATCAAAAAAGCGACGCGGTGGTTAATTTGCAATCGTGTTTGATCGATGCGGGATTTGGTATTCCGGCCGGAGCCACCGGGTATTACGGCGCGCAGACAATCGGTGCCGTAAAGGCATTTTATTCTTCGTGGTATGGCGGTTGGAACGGCTTGAAAGTCGGGCCGCAGGGAATCGCCAATCTCCGAAATAATTCGGCGCCCGTCGGCACCGGTTCGGAAGGCTTTAAAACATTTGTCGCCGCCGCGGATTTCAAGATTTATTTTCAAAAAGCAATCCAAGAAACAAGCGACAACCACAGCCGGAATTCCTTGGGCGGCGGATCGGGGATGGCGACTGCGATGGACGGTTTGGGGTCGAATGCCGGGGGTAGTGCGAAAAGTATTTCCGCTCCAACCGCCGCCGGAGCCGTTTTGACAGATCGCGCGTCAGCCACCAATGTGCAAGTGGCGGGAATCGATGAACCGGATATCGTAAAAACAGACGGTAAAGAGATTTATTATTCCGGGTCGAGCCCGATTTATTGGTGGGGCGCGGGCGGCGGGATTTCCGCAACCGACAATGTTTCGCGCTGTTATGATTGCCAGTCGGCAAACACCAAAGCCATAAAAGCCCTGCCGCTGAATGATATGGCGGTTGACGCAAACATTAAGAAATCCGGCGATTTGTTATTATTCAACAATGTTTTGGCGGTTTTCGGTGACGGCGGGGTAACCGGTTATAATGTCGCGGATCCGGAGAATCCAATTGAAACATGGAACATAAAACCCGAAGGCAATGCTTCAATCATCGGTTCGCGGTTGCGCAACGGCAAGATTTATATGGTGGCGAAAACCACTATCGGCACAACCGATATTTGTCCGATAAGGCCGTTGACGATCGGCGGTGTTGGGGTTTCGATTGCTTGCGATTCAATTTACCATCCGGAGCGGGTTCTTCCGACCAATGCCATTTTTAGCGTTTTTGTCATTAACGCGGCGAATGGCGCGGTGGAGCAAAAAACTTCGTTTGCCGGTTTGGGCGATTCGTCGGTTATTTATATGTCGCCGGAGAATCTTTTCATTACATATCCGGCCTATGAAAGCGAGTTTGATATCCATGCGGGTTTGATCAAGGAAAACATGAAGGATTTGGTGAGCGCTTCGTTGGTCGATCAAATCGTAAAACTTGAAAGTTACGATATCGGTTCATCGGCCAAAATGGTTGAGTTGGACACGATCTTGAATAATTACGAAAACGGATTGAGCTCCGACAATCGCTTGAGGTTCGAAAATGAAATGCAAAACCGTCTGGCGGAATATCGCAAAACGCGCTTAAGGAATTTTGACAAAACGGTTGTCGCCAAGATCGGTTTGGGGGATTTGAAATTTTATGCCGCCGGATCGGTTCCGGGTCAGCCGTTAAACCAGTTTTCTCTTGACGAATATAATGGTAACTTGAGGATAGCCACCACGGTCGGCAGCTCATGGTTTATGCGCAGCGAAACCGCCAATGATGTCTATGTCCTTGACCCGGAAATGAAAATCAGCGGTTCGGCGCTTGATCTGGGCAAGACGGAAAAGATATATTCGGCCCGGTTCATTGAAGACAAGGGTTACATTGTCACTTTCCGCCAAACCGATCCGTTTTATGTTATTGATTTAAAGGACCCGAAAAATCCCAAACTTGCCGGAGAGCTCAAGATTCCCGGATATTCGGGATATTTGCACCCGGTGAATAAAGACAGAATTATCGGCATTGGCATGGAAGATTCCAATGTTAAAATTTCTTATTTTAATGTCAGCGATCCGGCCCATCCCGCGGAAATGGATAAATATTCGCTTAAAGAATATTGGTCGGAGGCCGTTAGCAACCATCATGCGTTTTTGATGGACGGCAAACACGGCATATTTTTTATGCCGGGAAGCAACGGCGGTTATGTATTCTCATATCTGAACGATAAACTTTCCTTGCTTAAGGCGGTAAGCGGTATCAATCCCAATCGGGCGATCTACATCAATGATTATCTTTATATGATCGGCGGCAACAAGATCGCGGTACTCGACGAAAACACTTGGGAAAAGGTGAAAGAATTCAATTTTTAG
- a CDS encoding NYN domain-containing protein — translation MGNNYFEKLKSSVRGKVAIFIDAANLEQSVRKMWVNPKDIPDNLKNLTTSELRWSVDYKKVKDFFESIGKVQSIRFYSANFGSENHFGFLFFLRKGLKFILNTKPLKCYSDDTDDNHHRKANFDVEIATDAMFYMNKYDTFILFSGDCDFEYLLKFLRGHGKITIVFSRSGNVAKELPPACHQYFDIIDFRAEILKVAQKAKNPAPDTGTGPRN, via the coding sequence ATGGGAAATAATTATTTTGAAAAATTAAAATCATCAGTAAGGGGAAAAGTTGCGATATTTATCGATGCTGCAAATTTAGAACAGTCTGTAAGGAAAATGTGGGTAAATCCAAAAGATATTCCGGATAATTTAAAAAACCTTACCACAAGCGAGTTGCGCTGGTCTGTCGATTATAAAAAAGTAAAAGATTTTTTTGAAAGTATCGGCAAAGTGCAATCAATACGATTTTATTCTGCCAATTTTGGATCAGAAAACCATTTCGGTTTTCTGTTTTTCTTACGAAAAGGGTTAAAATTTATTTTGAACACAAAACCTTTAAAATGTTATTCTGACGATACAGACGATAATCATCATCGTAAGGCAAATTTTGATGTTGAAATTGCAACAGATGCCATGTTTTATATGAATAAATATGATACTTTTATCCTATTTTCCGGTGATTGCGATTTTGAATATCTGCTTAAATTTCTGCGAGGGCATGGCAAAATCACAATTGTTTTTTCTCGAAGCGGTAATGTGGCAAAAGAGCTACCACCAGCTTGTCACCAATACTTTGATATAATAGATTTTAGAGCAGAAATTTTAAAAGTTGCTCAAAAAGCGAAGAACCCCGCACCAGACACTGGTACGGGGCCCCGCAATTGA
- a CDS encoding penicillin-binding protein 2, producing the protein MIARKTAKTANIDLRANFALGCLLLAWALVAGRLYYLQITMSEHYRAWSQGLMSFSRQTAAPTRGEIFFSGGQPLAINKDFNYAYASPMNIKDKEFAAQKVAQTLGLDEKDLIEKFNRESLYVPLKEKISDDEAREIKEADIKGVYTDQKKMRYYPQGGVAAQLAGFVDDDNIGRYGLEEYYNDELAKGKSIVLNIDYNIQYQAEKMLAAAREKLQALDAEAIVADPKTGAILAMAKDPNFDPNNYKESANKNINIFRNDSCQTLFEPGSVFKGVTMASALNDGKVTPETSYFDSGSLTVGPDTIYNYGHRSYGRQTMINVLEHSINTGAAFAEKQLGDRQFTDYIEKFGVFEPTGIDLPETFSNNSGFKKGYAINYVTASYGQGIWMTSIQLIRAYSALANGGRLVQPSVARDGRAEFDPAKKRQVISPETSKTISKMLASVVDNGFGKAAKVLGYTISGKTGTAQMSWSTLNIKQSGYSDKTTQSFIGYFPSDDPKFLILVKLKAPNVNTAEYSAIPVFTELAKYVIYVSQLPPNEEIKKPAAPPAAPPAIYATTTAATTTAQAAGNSRN; encoded by the coding sequence ATGATCGCCAGAAAAACCGCGAAAACCGCCAATATTGATTTACGCGCCAATTTCGCGCTGGGATGCCTGCTTTTGGCGTGGGCGTTGGTTGCCGGGCGTTTGTATTATTTGCAAATAACGATGAGCGAGCATTACCGCGCTTGGTCGCAGGGGCTGATGTCGTTCTCGCGCCAGACCGCCGCGCCGACTCGCGGCGAGATATTTTTTTCCGGAGGCCAGCCTTTGGCGATTAACAAAGATTTCAACTACGCCTATGCTTCGCCAATGAACATCAAAGACAAAGAGTTCGCGGCGCAGAAAGTGGCGCAGACTCTTGGTTTGGACGAAAAAGATCTTATCGAAAAATTCAACCGGGAATCGCTTTATGTTCCGCTTAAGGAAAAAATCAGCGATGATGAAGCCCGCGAAATTAAAGAGGCGGATATCAAGGGCGTGTATACCGATCAAAAGAAGATGCGTTATTATCCGCAAGGCGGCGTGGCGGCTCAACTGGCCGGGTTTGTCGATGATGACAATATCGGCCGTTACGGGCTGGAAGAATATTATAACGATGAATTGGCCAAAGGAAAAAGCATTGTTCTGAATATTGATTACAATATCCAATACCAGGCCGAGAAAATGCTGGCGGCCGCGCGGGAAAAACTCCAGGCATTGGATGCCGAAGCCATTGTCGCCGACCCGAAAACCGGCGCGATTTTAGCCATGGCCAAAGATCCCAATTTCGACCCCAACAATTACAAAGAATCGGCGAACAAAAATATCAATATATTCAGAAACGATTCTTGCCAAACTTTGTTCGAGCCCGGTTCGGTGTTCAAGGGCGTTACCATGGCTTCGGCGCTCAATGACGGCAAGGTTACTCCCGAAACCAGTTATTTCGATTCCGGATCGCTCACCGTGGGACCCGATACCATTTATAATTACGGCCATCGTTCTTACGGCCGGCAAACGATGATCAATGTTTTGGAACATTCGATTAACACGGGCGCGGCGTTCGCGGAGAAGCAATTGGGCGACCGGCAGTTTACCGATTATATCGAAAAATTCGGCGTTTTCGAGCCTACGGGCATTGATTTGCCGGAAACTTTTTCCAATAATTCGGGATTCAAAAAAGGTTACGCGATCAATTATGTGACAGCTTCTTACGGGCAGGGTATTTGGATGACATCAATCCAATTGATTCGCGCGTATTCGGCGTTGGCCAATGGCGGGCGGCTGGTTCAGCCGTCGGTGGCGCGCGACGGCCGCGCCGAATTTGATCCGGCGAAAAAACGGCAGGTGATTTCTCCGGAAACTTCAAAAACGATCTCCAAAATGCTGGCCAGCGTGGTTGACAACGGTTTTGGCAAGGCCGCCAAGGTTTTGGGCTATACCATTTCGGGCAAAACCGGTACGGCGCAAATGTCTTGGTCGACTTTAAACATCAAACAATCGGGTTATTCGGACAAAACCACGCAGAGTTTTATCGGTTATTTTCCCAGCGATGATCCGAAATTTTTAATTCTGGTCAAACTCAAAGCTCCCAATGTAAACACCGCCGAGTATTCCGCCATCCCGGTTTTCACCGAACTGGCGAAGTATGTGATCTATGTGAGCCAGCTTCCGCCCAATGAAGAAATCAAAAAACCCGCCGCGCCTCCCGCAGCCCCTCCGGCAATTTACGCGACCACAACCGCGGCGACGACTACCGCGCAAGCGGCAGGCAACAGTCGCAATTGA
- a CDS encoding CDP-alcohol phosphatidyltransferase family protein produces the protein MENRVAGIFARLPLTPNQYTACSVAAAFAALCFLIIGGYWVALALFAVAATLDFIDGAVARAKNLANKKGAYWDTIADRYVEATLLFGFLFVELPVFFMPAPAWIFLVLFGSMMTTYAKAAAKEKGLSDLELKGGLLSRAERLIIFAVVIASLNYYPALASFLLAALAILTNVTAAQRIKKALLLK, from the coding sequence TTGGAAAACAGAGTTGCCGGTATTTTCGCCCGCTTACCCCTTACTCCCAACCAATACACGGCTTGCTCCGTTGCCGCCGCTTTTGCGGCGCTTTGTTTTTTGATCATCGGCGGCTATTGGGTCGCGCTGGCGCTTTTTGCCGTTGCCGCCACTCTTGATTTTATTGATGGCGCGGTGGCGCGCGCGAAAAATTTGGCCAACAAAAAGGGGGCCTATTGGGATACAATTGCCGATCGCTATGTGGAAGCGACACTGCTTTTCGGATTTTTGTTTGTTGAATTGCCGGTTTTTTTTATGCCGGCGCCGGCGTGGATATTTTTAGTTCTTTTCGGGTCGATGATGACCACTTATGCCAAAGCCGCGGCCAAAGAAAAAGGTTTAAGCGACTTGGAGCTAAAGGGTGGCTTGTTGTCGCGCGCCGAACGGCTGATAATTTTCGCGGTGGTTATCGCGTCCTTGAATTATTATCCGGCGCTGGCGTCATTTTTGCTGGCAGCGCTGGCGATTTTAACGAATGTTACCGCCGCGCAAAGAATCAAGAAAGCATTGTTATTGAAATAA
- a CDS encoding helix-turn-helix transcriptional regulator, which translates to MLNLADNLKRLRKAKNLTQEKLARLADLTNNTIIKIEAGKNQNPTLATLKSISKALDISVNELIK; encoded by the coding sequence ATGTTAAACCTTGCCGACAATTTAAAACGCCTTAGAAAGGCTAAAAATCTAACCCAAGAAAAACTGGCGCGTCTTGCCGATTTAACCAATAACACAATAATCAAAATCGAAGCCGGTAAAAATCAGAATCCAACACTTGCTACCCTCAAAAGCATTTCCAAGGCCCTTGATATAAGTGTGAATGAGTTAATAAAATAA
- a CDS encoding PadR family transcriptional regulator, with protein sequence MLPIQRLNKSNTTDNLWLYILAILDKQPLYGWEIPALIEKEFGFRPGKITPYRVFYRLEIDGFVKSEMNKRRRIYEITSKGKEELKKAKIFYQNILNQINGQ encoded by the coding sequence ATGTTGCCCATCCAGCGCCTGAATAAATCCAATACCACCGACAACCTTTGGCTGTATATTCTGGCCATCCTTGACAAACAACCGCTTTACGGCTGGGAAATTCCCGCGCTGATAGAAAAAGAATTCGGTTTCCGGCCGGGCAAGATCACCCCCTACCGCGTTTTTTACCGCCTGGAAATTGATGGATTCGTGAAAAGCGAAATGAACAAGCGCCGCCGGATATATGAAATCACTTCCAAAGGCAAGGAAGAATTAAAGAAAGCGAAAATTTTTTATCAAAATATCCTGAACCAAATAAATGGACAATAA
- the glnA gene encoding type I glutamate--ammonia ligase encodes MEAKEIVELCEKAGAKMIDLKFCDLPGAWQHFTVPLDQFNEKVFSEGIGFDGSSIRGFKNIEESDMVLAPDAKSFVIDMFAKEPVGSLICDVYEPPVSAKESGGTKDRKTRFGNDPRAIAQQAQEYLKKTGVADTAYYGPEAEFFIFDRVEFANGQNHAFHRIESGEANWSDNGEDNGSGYKIRNKEGYFPMPPTDQTADIRRDMVAELKRLGIEVEKEHHEVATAGQAEIDIKYDSLLSQADKIMMFKYAVKNVARRAGKTATFMPKPLFGDNGSGMHTHISLWKDSEALFFDANGYAGLSQTALWFIGGLLAHGRSLMAFCAPSTNSYKRLVPGFEAPTNLAYSARNRSAAIRIPMYSGAPASKRIEFRPADASCNPYLAFSAMLMAGLDGIANKVDPGKPANGNIYKNRDSISQVPASLEESLAALEKDREYLFAGNVFSKTIVESWISHKKTAEYDIVRTRPTPIEFELYYDI; translated from the coding sequence ATGGAAGCAAAAGAAATAGTTGAGTTATGCGAAAAAGCCGGCGCCAAAATGATTGATTTGAAGTTTTGCGATCTTCCCGGCGCGTGGCAGCATTTTACGGTGCCGCTGGACCAATTCAACGAGAAGGTTTTTTCCGAAGGCATCGGTTTTGACGGATCGTCGATCCGCGGTTTCAAGAACATCGAAGAAAGCGATATGGTACTCGCGCCTGACGCCAAATCATTCGTTATCGATATGTTTGCCAAAGAACCGGTCGGCAGTTTGATTTGCGATGTTTACGAGCCCCCCGTTTCCGCCAAGGAATCCGGCGGAACGAAAGATCGCAAAACCCGATTCGGCAACGACCCGCGCGCGATCGCGCAACAAGCCCAAGAGTACTTAAAAAAAACCGGCGTTGCCGACACCGCCTATTATGGCCCGGAAGCGGAATTTTTTATTTTCGACCGCGTTGAATTTGCCAACGGCCAAAATCACGCTTTTCACCGGATCGAATCCGGTGAAGCCAACTGGAGCGATAATGGCGAAGACAACGGTTCGGGGTATAAAATTCGTAACAAAGAAGGTTATTTTCCGATGCCGCCAACCGATCAAACCGCGGATATCCGCCGCGACATGGTGGCGGAGCTGAAACGCCTGGGCATTGAAGTCGAAAAAGAACACCATGAAGTCGCCACCGCGGGGCAAGCTGAAATCGATATAAAATACGACTCCTTGCTGTCGCAAGCCGATAAAATAATGATGTTCAAATACGCGGTAAAAAATGTCGCCCGGCGCGCCGGCAAAACCGCCACATTTATGCCCAAGCCCTTGTTTGGCGACAATGGTTCGGGAATGCATACTCATATTTCTCTATGGAAAGATTCTGAAGCCTTATTCTTTGACGCCAACGGCTATGCCGGCTTGAGCCAAACCGCGCTATGGTTTATCGGCGGATTGTTAGCGCACGGAAGATCGCTGATGGCGTTTTGCGCGCCCTCGACCAATTCCTATAAACGGCTCGTACCCGGATTTGAAGCGCCCACAAACTTGGCATATTCGGCCCGCAATCGTTCCGCGGCCATCCGCATCCCGATGTACAGCGGCGCGCCCGCCTCAAAACGCATCGAATTTCGGCCGGCCGACGCTTCCTGCAATCCTTATCTGGCATTTTCGGCCATGCTAATGGCCGGCTTGGACGGTATTGCCAATAAAGTTGATCCGGGCAAACCCGCCAACGGCAATATATATAAAAACCGCGATTCAATTTCGCAAGTTCCCGCATCGCTGGAAGAAAGCTTGGCGGCATTGGAAAAAGACCGCGAATATCTATTCGCCGGTAATGTTTTTTCAAAAACCATTGTTGAAAGTTGGATCAGCCACAAAAAAACCGCCGAATATGATATTGTGCGCACCCGGCCGACTCCGATTGAATTTGAACTTTATTACGACATCTAA